A genomic segment from Propioniciclava sp. MC1595 encodes:
- the argE gene encoding acetylornithine deacetylase, with translation MTAPSPAVLDWLSRLIAIDTTSRDSNLPLVEAVAEHARSLGLEPHLFPTADGTKAALVVSVPDAAGSTSGGIMLSGHSDVVPVDGQAWSSDPFTLDVRGDKAFGRGTADMKGFDAVVVAALADLVAEPLSEPVHVALSYDEEVGCIGAQPLVDGMASVGIHPRVCFVGEPTSMRMIRGHKSINLVRVTVRGLAAHSSLTAQGVNAIEHAASVVRYWRERSDAWRADGPFDEAYPIPYTTGSVNLIEGGNGVNIIPAECSVTLEFRSIGTPDDDRADVDALIAFCRTVEERMRAEAPDQEVSVEVDVQTMTAGLDTPSDAPAVRLGQALGLAVQDDKVTYGTEAGIYAAAGISTVVCGPGDIAQAHKPDEFVELDQLAACEAFIGRLVAHLRA, from the coding sequence ATGACCGCACCGTCCCCGGCCGTCCTCGACTGGCTCTCCCGGCTGATCGCGATCGACACCACCAGCCGCGACAGCAACCTGCCGCTGGTCGAGGCCGTGGCCGAGCACGCGCGCTCGCTCGGCCTGGAGCCGCACCTGTTCCCGACCGCGGACGGCACGAAGGCCGCGCTGGTCGTCAGCGTCCCGGACGCCGCGGGCTCGACCTCCGGCGGCATCATGCTCAGCGGCCACAGCGACGTCGTGCCCGTGGACGGGCAGGCCTGGAGCTCCGACCCGTTCACCCTCGACGTGCGCGGCGACAAGGCCTTTGGCCGGGGGACCGCCGACATGAAGGGCTTCGACGCGGTCGTCGTGGCGGCCCTGGCCGACCTCGTGGCGGAACCGCTGAGCGAGCCCGTGCACGTCGCGCTGTCCTACGACGAGGAGGTCGGCTGCATCGGCGCCCAACCCCTCGTCGACGGGATGGCGTCGGTCGGCATCCACCCGCGCGTGTGCTTCGTCGGCGAGCCCACCTCGATGCGGATGATCCGCGGGCACAAGTCGATCAACCTCGTCCGGGTCACCGTCCGCGGCCTCGCCGCGCACTCGTCACTGACCGCGCAGGGGGTAAACGCCATCGAGCACGCGGCGTCCGTGGTGCGGTACTGGCGCGAGCGCAGCGACGCGTGGCGGGCCGACGGGCCGTTCGACGAGGCGTACCCGATCCCGTACACGACCGGGTCGGTCAACCTCATCGAGGGCGGCAACGGGGTCAACATCATCCCCGCCGAATGCTCGGTCACGCTCGAGTTCCGCTCCATCGGGACGCCGGACGACGACCGCGCCGACGTCGACGCCCTCATCGCCTTCTGCCGCACGGTGGAGGAGCGGATGCGGGCCGAGGCGCCCGACCAGGAGGTGTCCGTCGAGGTCGACGTGCAGACGATGACCGCCGGCTTGGACACCCCGTCCGACGCGCCGGCGGTGCGGCTGGGGCAGGCCCTGGGCCTGGCGGTCCAGGACGACAAGGTCACCTACGGCACCGAGGCCGGCATCTACGCCGCGGCGGGGATCTCGACCGTGGTGTGTGGGCCGGGCGACATCGCACAGGCGCACAAGCCCGACGAGTTCGTCGAGCTCGACCAGCTCGCCGCGTGCGAGGCCTTCATCGGGCGGCTCGTCGCGCACCTGCGCGCCTGA
- a CDS encoding cation-translocating P-type ATPase, which produces MSEFTTDPAEAVAEELGVDPRTGLTAAEAAARLERHGPNELQGTPRDPAWLRFLHQFADPLVYLLLGAIAISVLAWVAEGAPGVPVDAVVIALIVLANAVIGFVQENKAEDAVAALADMTATHVTVLRDGDLTDIASADLVPGDLLVLSEGDAVGADARLLTATALRVQEASLTGESVATTKDPAPLDAPASIGDRTNMVFKGTAVASGVGRAVVTATGMDTEMGRIATLLDETEGAPSPLQVEIEKISRTLGVLVIGIAVVVMVTMALLNGASSLADAVQILLLGVSLAVAAVPEGLPAILSLVLAIGVQAMARRNAVMKDLHSVETLGSTSVICSDKTGTLTRNEMTLREVVTASGRVLLEGTGYAPTGGATVEGPAPTLAEARRVLTAGSLANDAQLREVDGAWHVQGDPTEGAFLVAQHKLEGVAQRVAGFRRTAEVPFSSERKMMSVLGAHEGEGLARVLAKGAPDVLLEHCVAEQVGDDVRPLTDGRRGELHGTIEDLSRRGYRTLGVARRDATPDDDEEFTEEHERGLTFLGIVAIIDPPRAEAAEAIAEAHRAGIRTVMITGDHPVTASRIARDLGITDEEEPAVLTGRELDAFDEAGLREATGRTSVYARVAPEHKLRIVDALRADRHVVAMTGDGVNDAPALKSADIGIAMGITGTEVTKEAGEMILGDDNYATIVVAVQRGRVIFDNIKKFMRYLLSSNMGEIATVFLGVVLAGVIGLADPADPAATVVPLLATQILWINLVTDSGPALAMGVDPEIDDVMARAPRRPTDRIIDRAMWSRIITIGLAMGVVGLVVYDLTLPGGLLSGLEHLVPAEAQLATARTTVFTALVFMQLFNALNARSDLASAFDHLFTNGWLWASLAFATAAQVAVVHVPFLQSAFGTVGLGWAQWALAVGAGVVILAVEEVAKFVRRAGARRAAR; this is translated from the coding sequence TTGAGCGAATTCACCACGGACCCCGCTGAAGCCGTCGCCGAGGAACTCGGCGTCGACCCGAGGACCGGCCTGACGGCGGCTGAGGCCGCCGCCCGCCTGGAACGCCATGGCCCCAACGAACTGCAGGGCACGCCGCGCGACCCCGCCTGGCTGCGCTTCCTGCACCAGTTCGCCGACCCGCTGGTCTACCTGCTCCTGGGCGCCATCGCCATCTCGGTCCTGGCGTGGGTCGCGGAGGGGGCCCCCGGCGTCCCCGTCGACGCGGTCGTGATCGCGCTCATCGTGCTGGCGAACGCGGTCATCGGCTTCGTCCAGGAGAACAAGGCCGAGGACGCGGTGGCCGCCCTGGCCGACATGACCGCCACCCACGTCACCGTCCTGCGCGACGGCGACCTCACCGACATCGCCTCCGCCGACCTCGTGCCCGGGGACCTCCTCGTACTGTCCGAGGGGGACGCCGTGGGCGCGGACGCCCGCCTGCTCACCGCCACCGCCCTGCGCGTGCAGGAGGCGTCGCTGACCGGCGAGTCCGTGGCCACGACCAAGGACCCCGCCCCGCTCGACGCCCCCGCGAGCATCGGCGACCGCACCAACATGGTGTTCAAGGGCACCGCCGTGGCCAGCGGCGTCGGGCGCGCCGTCGTCACCGCCACCGGCATGGACACCGAGATGGGCCGCATCGCGACGCTGCTCGACGAGACCGAGGGGGCGCCCTCGCCGTTGCAGGTCGAGATCGAGAAGATCTCGCGGACCCTCGGCGTCCTCGTGATCGGCATCGCGGTCGTCGTGATGGTGACGATGGCGCTGCTCAACGGGGCGTCGTCGCTGGCCGACGCGGTCCAGATCCTGCTGCTGGGCGTCTCGCTCGCCGTCGCGGCCGTGCCCGAGGGCCTGCCCGCGATCCTGTCGCTGGTGCTGGCCATCGGCGTCCAGGCCATGGCCCGCCGCAACGCCGTGATGAAGGACCTCCACTCGGTCGAGACCCTCGGCTCGACCTCGGTGATCTGCTCCGACAAGACCGGCACGCTGACGCGCAACGAGATGACCCTGCGCGAGGTGGTCACGGCGTCCGGGCGCGTCCTGCTCGAGGGCACCGGCTACGCCCCCACCGGCGGGGCGACCGTCGAGGGTCCCGCCCCCACGCTGGCCGAGGCCCGCCGCGTCCTGACGGCCGGGTCGCTCGCCAACGACGCGCAACTGCGCGAGGTCGACGGGGCCTGGCACGTCCAGGGCGACCCGACCGAGGGCGCGTTCCTCGTGGCCCAGCACAAGCTCGAGGGTGTGGCCCAGCGGGTGGCCGGCTTCCGGCGGACCGCCGAGGTGCCCTTCTCGTCGGAGCGCAAGATGATGAGCGTCCTCGGCGCGCACGAGGGCGAGGGCCTCGCGCGCGTCCTCGCCAAGGGCGCCCCCGACGTGCTGCTCGAGCACTGCGTCGCCGAGCAGGTGGGCGACGACGTGCGCCCGCTGACCGACGGACGCCGGGGGGAGCTGCACGGGACCATCGAGGACCTCAGCCGCCGGGGCTACCGGACGCTCGGCGTCGCCCGGCGCGACGCCACCCCCGACGACGACGAGGAATTCACCGAGGAGCATGAGCGGGGGCTCACCTTCCTGGGCATCGTTGCCATCATCGACCCCCCGCGCGCGGAGGCCGCCGAGGCGATCGCCGAAGCCCACCGGGCCGGCATCCGCACGGTGATGATCACCGGCGACCACCCGGTCACCGCCTCCCGGATCGCCCGTGACCTGGGCATCACCGACGAGGAGGAGCCCGCGGTGCTCACCGGGCGCGAGCTCGACGCGTTCGACGAGGCCGGCCTGCGTGAGGCGACGGGCCGCACCTCGGTCTACGCACGCGTGGCGCCCGAACACAAGCTGCGCATCGTGGACGCCCTGCGGGCCGACCGCCACGTCGTCGCCATGACCGGCGACGGCGTCAACGACGCGCCGGCGCTCAAGAGCGCCGACATCGGGATCGCCATGGGCATCACGGGCACCGAGGTCACCAAGGAGGCCGGGGAGATGATCCTCGGCGACGACAACTACGCCACGATCGTGGTGGCCGTGCAGCGCGGCCGGGTGATCTTCGACAACATCAAGAAGTTCATGCGCTACCTGCTGAGCTCGAACATGGGCGAGATCGCGACCGTGTTCCTCGGCGTGGTGCTGGCCGGCGTCATCGGCCTGGCCGACCCGGCCGACCCGGCGGCGACCGTCGTGCCGCTGCTGGCCACCCAGATCCTGTGGATCAACCTGGTCACCGACTCCGGGCCGGCCCTGGCCATGGGCGTCGACCCCGAGATCGACGACGTGATGGCGCGCGCCCCGCGCCGGCCCACCGACCGGATCATCGACCGCGCCATGTGGAGCCGGATCATCACGATCGGGCTCGCGATGGGTGTGGTCGGCCTCGTCGTCTACGACCTGACGCTGCCCGGCGGGCTGCTCTCGGGCCTCGAGCACCTGGTCCCCGCCGAGGCGCAGCTCGCCACCGCGCGCACGACCGTGTTCACCGCGCTCGTGTTCATGCAGCTGTTCAACGCGCTCAACGCGCGCTCCGACCTCGCCAGCGCCTTCGACCACCTGTTCACCAACGGCTGGCTGTGGGCCTCGCTGGCCTTCGCCACGGCCGCGCAGGTCGCGGTGGTCCACGTGCCGTTCCTGCAGTCGGCGTTCGGCACCGTCGGGCTCGGCTGGGCGCAGTGGGCGCTCGCCGTCGGCGCCGGGGTGGTGATCCTCGCCGTCGAGGAGGTCGCGAAGTTCGTCAGGCGCGCAGGTGCGCGACGAGCCGCCCGATGA
- a CDS encoding MBL fold metallo-hydrolase: protein MKITHLGHAAVLLEVADRRVLFDPGNFSDRWHALTDLDAIVVTHLHPDHVDPEHVGALLAANPDAQVWVEPGVLDAVDLGDRGHGIAEDESVELGGVRIDAVGGLHAVIHRDIPRIGNVGLVVTAEGEPTFFHPGDSLDTAPAGVDVVAVPVMGPWAAMKEHIDFLRELGAGQGFGIHEALLSERGWKLSHGRYNEMTPTTVHDLRAGTPWEPTA from the coding sequence ATGAAGATCACGCACCTCGGACACGCGGCCGTCCTCCTCGAGGTGGCGGACCGGCGGGTCCTGTTCGACCCGGGCAACTTCTCCGACCGCTGGCACGCGCTCACCGACCTCGACGCGATCGTCGTCACCCACCTGCACCCCGACCACGTCGACCCCGAGCACGTCGGCGCGCTGCTCGCGGCCAACCCCGACGCCCAGGTCTGGGTCGAGCCCGGCGTTCTGGACGCCGTGGACCTCGGCGACCGCGGCCACGGGATCGCCGAGGACGAGTCGGTCGAGCTCGGCGGCGTCCGCATCGACGCGGTCGGCGGGCTGCACGCGGTGATCCACCGCGACATCCCGCGCATCGGCAACGTCGGGCTGGTCGTCACCGCCGAGGGGGAGCCCACGTTCTTCCACCCCGGCGACTCCCTCGACACGGCGCCGGCGGGTGTCGACGTGGTCGCGGTCCCGGTGATGGGGCCGTGGGCGGCGATGAAGGAGCACATCGACTTCCTGCGCGAGCTCGGGGCGGGGCAGGGCTTCGGCATCCACGAGGCGCTGCTGTCCGAGCGCGGCTGGAAGCTGTCCCACGGCCGGTACAACGAGATGACCCCCACCACCGTCCACGACCTGCGCGCGGGCACGCCGTGGGAGCCCACCGCCTGA
- a CDS encoding PASTA domain-containing protein yields the protein MTAVVSKGPVMVKVPTGLRGQGAETVAQKIRDAGLVPQFKRLVNGGFGMVLSVEPGEGTSVRKGSTVVINLV from the coding sequence ATGACGGCCGTCGTGTCCAAGGGCCCGGTCATGGTCAAGGTGCCCACCGGCCTGCGCGGCCAGGGCGCCGAGACGGTCGCGCAGAAGATCCGCGACGCGGGGCTCGTGCCCCAGTTCAAGCGCCTGGTCAACGGCGGCTTCGGCATGGTGCTGAGCGTCGAGCCCGGCGAGGGCACCAGCGTGCGCAAGGGCTCGACGGTGGTGATCAACCTCGTCTGA